A DNA window from candidate division KSB1 bacterium contains the following coding sequences:
- a CDS encoding PfkB family carbohydrate kinase has translation MLEKEVLLRQTAAALQARTAQLATPRAVLGFDGFVDEIVRIVDKRESLDRYTALPSLTALADRIAEAAGKSTNLELVVQQMKLGGNGPIMANALAAFGVAVTYIGNLGYPTLHPVFQELARRAQVISIAEPGHTDAIEFEDGKLMLGKITPLNDITWENLMARVSGEQLLRFLQEAGLLGLLNWTMIPHLSDIWQHFLKDLCPLLKHRPLMFFDLADPAKRLTEDIHAALQLLSRFQQYADVMLGVNEKESYELAEVLGIHVKYQTPEAVEKIAVEMRAKLGIGAVVVHPREYAVAATEDEFARVTGPFTPKPLISTGGGDHFNAGFCLGALLQLPLASCLLTGVATSGFYVRTAQSPTVDQLVEFIRHWPE, from the coding sequence ATGCTCGAAAAGGAGGTGCTGCTCCGGCAAACCGCGGCGGCATTGCAAGCCCGCACAGCACAGCTCGCGACCCCGCGGGCGGTGCTCGGATTTGACGGCTTCGTGGACGAGATCGTCCGCATTGTTGACAAGCGCGAATCTCTGGATCGCTACACCGCCCTTCCCAGTCTCACCGCTCTGGCCGACCGCATCGCCGAGGCTGCCGGCAAGAGCACGAACCTGGAATTGGTGGTGCAGCAAATGAAACTCGGCGGCAACGGTCCGATCATGGCCAATGCCCTGGCCGCTTTTGGCGTGGCGGTGACTTACATTGGCAATCTCGGTTATCCCACTCTGCATCCGGTGTTTCAGGAGCTGGCCCGGCGGGCGCAGGTGATCTCCATCGCCGAGCCCGGTCATACCGACGCCATTGAGTTCGAAGACGGCAAGCTCATGCTGGGCAAGATCACCCCCCTCAATGACATCACCTGGGAGAATCTCATGGCGCGCGTCAGCGGTGAGCAATTGCTGCGCTTTCTGCAGGAAGCCGGTCTGCTGGGGTTGCTGAACTGGACCATGATTCCCCATCTGTCGGATATATGGCAGCATTTTTTGAAGGATCTCTGTCCGCTCTTGAAACACCGGCCGCTGATGTTCTTTGATCTTGCCGATCCCGCCAAACGCCTCACCGAAGACATTCACGCTGCTCTGCAACTGCTCTCACGGTTCCAGCAGTATGCTGACGTCATGCTCGGCGTGAATGAGAAGGAAAGCTACGAGCTGGCTGAAGTGCTCGGCATTCACGTGAAATATCAAACGCCGGAAGCCGTGGAAAAAATTGCGGTCGAGATGCGGGCCAAGCTGGGTATCGGCGCGGTAGTGGTGCATCCGCGCGAATATGCCGTGGCGGCCACCGAGGATGAATTTGCCCGGGTCACCGGCCCGTTCACGCCCAAACCGCTGATCTCCACCGGCGGGGGCGATCATTTCAATGCCGGCTTTTGCTTGGGCGCGCTGCTGCAACTGCCGCTGGCTTCCTGTCTGTTGACCGGGGTCGCGACCTCGGGTTTTTACGTGCGCACGGCACAAAGCCCCACAGTGGACCAGCTTGTCGAGTTCATCCGGCACTGGCCTGAGTGA
- a CDS encoding phosphoribosylamine--glycine ligase: MSTSPHVMLLGVGAFAHAVMRILRENGARVSCYLTRSYGHYGPSLEGEVYPASYFPSPVRFVRDKKVDLLIPMSIDWLQQPWAEELLSLKVPIFSPVHEAMRLERERDWARQLCQQFGIPFPVSYVARNRLEAEAILRQDPRPYVIKNPLCSPTSPIHTIVCETVEDTWHWLERLDYAEGVFLQEYMGRAEAGHIAVVSAGEIHSLVTNQEYKRAFDGNMGIVAGAPLGGLAQQDPHDRYGLAAELLHPLLPWLRQVNFHGPVQVTAALRDGRWHVLEYNVRMGVTSTQMILRMLANPLEVIMATARNQPVAPRFHEALQFGCNLTLAGYGYPYISIQGPRLPVRLLEQPTCDIWWNEVAEDARGGLVMTGHRIADVVALADSLPAAINLAYENIRKIKCLSSYYRTDIGASLWPPGKE, encoded by the coding sequence ATGTCCACCTCCCCTCATGTCATGCTGCTCGGGGTCGGCGCTTTTGCGCATGCCGTCATGCGCATTCTGCGGGAAAATGGCGCGCGTGTGAGCTGCTATCTGACGCGCAGTTACGGCCACTATGGCCCCTCGCTCGAAGGCGAGGTTTATCCCGCCTCCTACTTCCCCAGTCCGGTGCGCTTTGTGCGCGACAAGAAGGTCGATTTGTTGATCCCGATGTCCATCGACTGGCTGCAGCAGCCCTGGGCGGAGGAATTGCTGTCGCTGAAGGTGCCCATCTTCTCGCCAGTGCATGAAGCCATGCGCCTGGAGCGCGAGCGGGACTGGGCGCGCCAGCTCTGCCAGCAGTTCGGCATTCCCTTCCCGGTCTCCTATGTGGCGCGCAACCGGCTGGAGGCCGAAGCCATCCTCCGGCAGGACCCGCGGCCCTATGTCATCAAAAATCCCCTGTGCTCGCCCACCAGTCCGATTCACACCATCGTTTGTGAAACCGTCGAGGATACCTGGCACTGGCTGGAGCGCCTGGATTACGCCGAAGGCGTTTTCCTGCAGGAATACATGGGCCGCGCCGAGGCCGGTCACATCGCGGTGGTGAGTGCCGGTGAAATTCACTCGCTGGTGACGAACCAGGAATACAAGCGCGCATTTGACGGCAACATGGGCATCGTGGCCGGCGCGCCGCTCGGCGGACTGGCGCAACAGGATCCGCACGATCGCTACGGCCTGGCAGCAGAGCTGCTGCATCCCCTGCTCCCCTGGCTGCGCCAGGTCAATTTTCACGGCCCGGTGCAGGTCACCGCGGCCCTGCGCGACGGCCGCTGGCACGTGCTGGAGTACAACGTGCGCATGGGCGTCACTTCGACGCAAATGATTCTGCGCATGCTGGCCAATCCCCTGGAAGTGATCATGGCCACCGCCCGCAATCAGCCGGTCGCCCCGCGCTTTCACGAAGCCCTGCAGTTTGGCTGCAATCTCACGCTGGCGGGTTACGGTTACCCCTACATCAGCATTCAAGGCCCACGGCTGCCGGTGCGGCTGCTGGAACAACCCACCTGCGATATTTGGTGGAACGAAGTGGCGGAAGACGCCCGCGGCGGACTGGTGATGACCGGCCATCGCATCGCCGACGTGGTGGCGCTCGCCGATTCGTTGCCGGCCGCAATCAATCTGGCTTATGAAAACATCCGCAAGATCAAGTGCCTGAGCAGCTACTATCGCACCGACATCGGCGCGAGTCTGTGGCCGCCGGGAAAGGAGTGA